The genomic DNA GCACGACACATCTGGTCGATCGGGGTCTTTGCCCAGGCTGCTGGACGGCCGTCGTTCTTTCTGACGTACAGCCAGCTCCTGGCGAAGGTCTGACgcaaacaagacaaacagaTACACGGCGAGTCAGCTTTTCGTAAATGATAGAAAGATTCCAGCAGGACATGATTGAACAACAGCATCAGTTTCCATTACATTCCATATAGTGCAAAAAATCTATTGCAGAGACTTGAAACTAACTAAAATAGGTAATCCATGAACTCATGTCAGCTTTGTGTCTgtcacaattaaaaatcaattaatctgaAGTAAAAACTCTCTTCCTCTTGAGATACGTGATATCAATATGCTGGCATCAAAATATGGATATTTTTATCAAGACATACGGGAACCCAGAGAAGATGGGTGGGTATCACTaaactgtcaacacacacaggttttctTCTgctcacacaacaacacacactttgCTCCTTCCTTCGTTCTTCCTCTTGCACTGTCTCATAACAGCCACTCCCTTCAATCCAACGTCAGTCCTGGTAGCTTTGAAGCATTGATCGGATCATATAGTCATTGTCAAAGACCTAGCACTTTTCACACACGCAGTGTAACTGCCAGCTGACTACTGCCAACATGCACAATTTGTACCGAGATGCGAACAAATCTGTAGTCTGTGGTCTAAAGATCTAATCCAAGAAACATAGAGGATGGACAAGCCAACAACATCACACTTGCGTGAACCTGACTCTCTTCAAATGTCCAATAAAAAATTGCTATGAGCAATGTATAgatctgctttcattttctgcttccTCATGTATCAGTAACCTAAGATTAACAATAAAAGCAGTTATGATACTATGATGagttaccacacacacaacaatttCAAGCTTAAGCGAGTCAATTttcatatcatatattatatgaaaaaaaaaaacagctgtctggaagaagcaacaaaacacagctcAAATACAACTACGGATTCTGTCAGATACAGAATATACAGGATAACCAGGAAGAACTGACaagacataaatacacacaggatATGGAAAATTAATCCAGCTATTGAAATTCACTGAGTCAAGCATTTATGCAGTTTGTAGAGAAATCAGCAGTTCTTGTAAACTTGAGAAGCTggagtgagtgtgagcgtgtgtgtacCTCTGGCTTCATCCTTGAGCCTCTGAACGGACTCGAGCAGGTTCTCTTTCTCATCCAACTCACTCTCAAGAAAGGCATTCCTCTCAATGACATGGTTCATCCGCTGCTCAAAGTCTTCCAGAGACATGATGGTGGCCCTGGGACGAGCAGAGGGGATGGGCAAAGAAAAGTCAACAACGCTGGATTTGTTGTGCATATCGGCTTTGTGTGCCAGTCTAACTATGTAGAGTATATTTGAAGTCAGTGTTAGCGAAAATAGGCCTCTGACCTTTTAGTCCTTTCCAGGTCATCATTAGACTGCTCTAGCTCTCTGATGTATTTCTGCAGATGATCTCTCACTGCTGTGGTTTGTGCTAGATTTTCCTCCAGGGTTGAGATGTGCCTAAAAGCATCAGAATGCTGCGCCTCAAATTTCTCCTGtgaacagcacacagacatcaaaattaattgaattaattgaCACAGACAGTGCCAGGTTTTCAGTGTCCTGGCAAATCAATCAATGTAGCTGCCAACATATTTTAATAAGAGAATTTGTCTACTTTTAGGCACGAAAGCCCCTTTGaatgttctctctcctccttgtcCCCAACAACCTTTGAGCAATCAAGGATATTTAGCACAATCCTGCATTCACTCTTGTGATCTTCCCTGTGGGCCACTGAACAAAAATAGCTGTCAGCAATTTTCCTAGTGGCAGAGTAAATGATATGTTGAATTTGGGTTGGTTGAAGCCGTGTGTACTGATGTGTCATTGATTCTCTGTCTGAGCGAAGGAACATTAACATCACCTTCATCACTCGTCACTAAGTGGAGCACCAGAGTTCGTGCAGCTCTGTGGGGGCCAGGGGCTATTTATAATCAAGGTGCTCTACCTTTATGCTCTCCAGTTCCACGCGGAGTCGGTTGTTGTCTAAAAGCAGCTCTTTGTTTCTACCCTCACACtgcttcagctctgcctccagtTCTGCTTCATAGTCTCGACTCATCTGCTGaaactcctgcagctcctcctgagcATCATCAGCCCTGATGACAAAACAATGTTTGCGACCAAACACAACTCACTCATCACGTTGTGCAATATGTGTATAGCTATGATGCATGCTTATTATCCCAGTCGTCTATTAATAATACCTGAGGAGTAGGGCATGTCTGATCTTGCTGTCTAATAATGTTACCTTTgcttgtgtctctctgcctgctccttCCAGAAGCACAGCTCTTCTGCTACGGATGCAAAGTTGGGTGTTGGTGGCTCTACCATGTCTGCTGCGTTGCGTCAGGATGATGGGGACGGGAGACCTAActgtaaagtaaaacaaaatatagcCTAAAAACTGTACTTATCTCCCTGTAGCATTAGCTAacactcaaaacacaaaaccGTTACGGTTAGCGAATGCTAACTAGGTTAGCTAGTGTTAGTCTATAACGCCATGCATTTTGTCACGAAATACGATGGctgtgaagagaaaaaacactgaaatatattttctttaaggTAAGATAAAGTAAATAAGAGGTGAACGCGTTATCTACTTTTTAAATCGAACGGTTGTTCAAAAGTGCTAATGCAACGGTATAGCTGTTCAGCTTAGCTAAtacagctagcgttagctaaatGCTTTAGCCATACTGTGTTATCCCAACACAATGACAAACAGAAACTCTCAGAAAGACTCACCTGGATATATGGGAGctattaaaacataataaagcCGGGGGATGTATTTCTGAGTAGGGATAAGTCCTCCGGATTTGTGCAACAAGCGTATAGTGATTGCACAAACTAATCTCCCGTTACGTTAGAACCAGCGCTGCTCGACTCACCAACCAAATACAAACTGAGCTTCGGTTCTCTGACGCCATTGGACAGTAGAGATGACGTAGTGAGAATATTATCCAATCATATTGTTAAACGACTTGTAGCCACGGAAGGCGGAGCCACCAGTGTGACCACTGATGATACCCAGTCACggtggagaagtgtgtgtgtgtgtgtgtgtgtgtgtgtgtgtgtgtgtgtgtgtgtgtgtgtgtcctcccaagtagatttttttttttatcaaagatAAATAGAAATAGAGAAACACTTTACTTGGAGGTCTCAACTGAAGCTGAACTACTGTATTTATTGTGGAGCAGttatttgtattatattgtacAAGTTATTCTAGTTTTCAGGTCACaagcattttgttgtgtttttcaaggAGAATGAATCAGAATGAATTCAAATTTACCCACATTTTATAATAAGTTGTGTGTACTGCACACAATTGGGAATGGCTGATAAATGAGGATATTGGTTATTCATTTTTAAGTATTATATCAAGTATTATGTTATCATCATATTTCAATATCTAAAGGTTGGGTAAAAAAGACAGAGCACACAATGATATAATTGAGAACATTCTTTAATAGTATTAGTGCACGTGAAAGGCTGACAGGCTTTACCTCTGACATTCAATTCTCCCAAAGAATATTCATTCATCTTTCATGTAAAATGCAGAGCTGCCATCAGTCCATCAGTTTCACCAACACAGGATCTTGATTTACTTtcaacatgcacatacagtacaccaCCTGTTGctgcacatttacacacaaataatCATACACTTCACAGTCCAGACAAAGCTGCTTCAATTCATGCTTGTGTTGGATGGAGACACTTTCATCACAGCACCTCAGTTATATATACATCTAAACCCTGTCTTTTCTCATTGTAACATAAAGGGCAGAATGCACAGACTTCAGCTCAAGGAACATGACTTCTATTATGTTTGGAAGGCTTTTAAGATCCTGAGAAAATGTACCATaggaaaaaatacaaacagtgattTCACAAAGGTCAGAGGTGAGCAGCAGATCGCCTCAGACCTGAAACCCTTTGCCTCAGAGAactcagcttttttttaaaaaaatgagacatttgagaGACAAAATGTTTAATGGCCAGACTACAGTCTGTGTGAATGAACATAGGCCTCCTCTCTTTTTGATATGGATTAGACTGATGTGCGTCAATACGCCACCAGAAATGCAGATAAAGGTAAGTGCACAGGTTTCACGTCACAGAAGAACTTATCCCCATCGGTTCAATCGTTCAGTGACAAGGCGGAGAAAtctgaaacaagaaaaaaaacaaaaacatgtttttgtccaCCATATCAGTTCATTTCACTAAAGTTACACAGCCTCCACTGGAAGACTAAATGTTCGTCCTTACCTCGAAGGGAATCACTCTTCGGCTTTATTAGTTTCTTTGTTGGTCTTGCGTGAACAGGTCTTCTTACTGTCTAACACATCAGTCTTCACTTGACCCAGAGTCCGCAGTAGGCACATGGTGTCAAACCCCTCATCACCAGCCTCTTGCAACAACTCAAGCACCTGTAAAAATAGATGacatattccttttttttttaagcaaaagcagcagcaaacaagGTAAAATATATTAACCACCACACTGGATGTGGtggaaatcattgaagcttgTTGGCTCTGACTGTGAAGAAAAGCTGACTGGGGGCCTTGATGTCTTAAGCAACATAGACATTGTTGCTTAAGACATAGCGTGTGagcagtatgtgtgtgaacaCTGTCTGATGTCACCTCAGTTCTGAAGGCCTCTCTCCATGCCAAAATGTGGTCATTCTACATGTGCCACAAATATGCAGAAACAATCCATTGTCTCTTAGAAATCTAAACAAGGAACTGTGTTCCTTCATGTTACCCCAGATCACGTTCTATGGATCGCCAAGTCACCATCAGCACATTTCTCCAACTGGAGACAGTGTATCTTGCGATGTCTGGAGCAGAGGACAGCTATCATCTACGACCTCGGTAACCCTGACAATGGAGCATCACTCCCTATTTGTAGGGCGCCAGCCAACCCAAAACAATCAGACAGCTAAACTGTGctgcaaagacagagacaggcctAAATGGGACCCCTTGACCAGAGTGTGACCTGGGGAGTCTCCTGTGTGTAGAAGCTAAGGACGGAAAATTCCCTCACACCGTACCTTCAGTATCTGTGCTGAGACCCACCTGTAGACACTTAAATGATTTGAGTACGCTCAGGTTCTCCTGCAGGAACAGCAGATAGATGCTTAGGTCGTTGTAAACAGGCGTGACCACACCCAAAGCACCAAATCCCGGCAGCATCTCGTAAGGCCGCAGGAAGCCTGAGCTCTGGCGAGCCGGTCCAAGAGTAGCGTACACCACCAGCGGAGCAAGAAGCACATACACCCCCAAGTTGATGTAGCTGAGCAGCCTGAACACCCCCACTGCCACAAGCTTACACTGGACAGCAGACGGCACCATGGTGTCATTCTTCAGCACTCCAGTCCGCAGATCACAGGCAAATTCATCAGTGAGAGAGGCCAGTTGGATGTAGTAGCCAAGGTAGAGGCAGGCCAGCAGGAGGATCAGCAGAGTCAGGCCCCGGCATACAAGGTAATTCACCACAAGGCTGTGGGAGAAGCGCTTGGTCTTCAGATACTGCTCCACTAAAGGGTATTTGAAGCAACCCTCGGTTAGGTCCAAAGCACTGTTGCAGAAAAAGGCACATGGGCATTTCACATTAAGTAAAGAGACCTCTGTGTTCAGAAATTCAAATGTCGTAATAGAATACAGTTCTCTACAGCAACAGAATTAAGTTTTCAGCTGTtctaaacaaaacaatgaatgtaGGTTTCAACTATATCCTGTAGTTAGTGGTCTGCCATATGTTATTTCTTTGCTGACTTGTTGACCACCACTTTCAACATGGCGGCACACACGCTCAGGATACATGAAAAGGGCATTAATTAAAGCAATTATTTAGCCAATGTTATTGTCACCCAGTCACATATCCTGGTGAAGATGACAAATAATGGGGAGATCTGGTAGCTGGTGGTTACCTCTGGGTGTCCTCAGGTGCATCTTTGCTGTCTATGGATGCTAAATTCTTGGCCAGTCTGATGGCACGATTATAAAAGCGGTCCAGCTCCTCCATGATGAAGTTGAGGTCAGAGGAGAGGGGCGGCACTGCGGTGAAACGCCACAACAGGGC from Pempheris klunzingeri isolate RE-2024b chromosome 3, fPemKlu1.hap1, whole genome shotgun sequence includes the following:
- the LOC139199250 gene encoding nuclear distribution protein nudE homolog 1-A-like, with protein sequence MVEPPTPNFASVAEELCFWKEQAERHKQRADDAQEELQEFQQMSRDYEAELEAELKQCEGRNKELLLDNNRLRVELESIKEKFEAQHSDAFRHISTLEENLAQTTAVRDHLQKYIRELEQSNDDLERTKRATIMSLEDFEQRMNHVIERNAFLESELDEKENLLESVQRLKDEARDLRQELAVRQKERRPSSSLGKDPDRPDVSCPSVANPSIPITPAKPMSSFVTPPASSIRRGDGLTGTPLTTSARISALNIVGELLRKVGNLESKLASCRDLVYDTPVSKPALLAGPASPSGLEGGPEVQATSMSPPPQYDSLVKRLEFGPAPPRGVSQGAQSPQGGVKILL
- the LOC139199307 gene encoding pannexin-1-like: MAIAHVATEYVFSDFLLKDPTETKYKGVRLELAVDKIVTFLAVGLPLFLISLAFAQEVSVGTQISCFAPTNFSWRQAAYVDSFCWAAVQQQADTSPLWLHKFFPYILLSLAILLYIPALLWRFTAVPPLSSDLNFIMEELDRFYNRAIRLAKNLASIDSKDAPEDTQSALDLTEGCFKYPLVEQYLKTKRFSHSLVVNYLVCRGLTLLILLLACLYLGYYIQLASLTDEFACDLRTGVLKNDTMVPSAVQCKLVAVGVFRLLSYINLGVYVLLAPLVVYATLGPARQSSGFLRPYEMLPGFGALGVVTPVYNDLSIYLLFLQENLSVLKSFKCLQVLELLQEAGDEGFDTMCLLRTLGQVKTDVLDSKKTCSRKTNKETNKAEE